The DNA segment aagggagagagagttttaGTCTAAATACAGactacttttaaattaaaattgtgaCCAGGAAGATatttcagttggtagaatgcttttCTCACCAGCACGGGGACTGAAGTTTGAGTTTCGGTGCCGAAATACCTCTGTGATCGCTCACACTGTGACCCCAGCATGGGACGGCAGACAGGAGGGTCCTGGATCTGCAGGGCCTTCAGTCCAGCTTATCAGTGAGGGCCATCAAGAATGCttaacattcacacacaaaattattACAATTGACCATACAGAAGAGATATATTATCTCTGTGTAGTCTGGGGTTAATCCTGCCATGAAGATGATGGGTAACAGGAATGTCCAAGAAGCCTGATTTTAACTGTTTGGTTCTTGGTTCTTTCAAAACTGCAGGAGCTATGAAGACATGATTGGTGAGGAGGTGCCACCAGATCAGTACTACTGGGCTCCTTTGGCTCAGCATGAGCGGGGAAGTTTAGCAAGCTTGGATAGTCTGCGAAAGGGAATGCCCCCACCTTCAAACTGGAGACAGCCTGAGCTGCCGGAGGTGATTGCCATGCTAGGCTTCCGCTTGGATGCTGTGAAGTCCAATGCTGCTGCATATCTGCAGCACCTGTGCTATCGCAACGACAAGGTGAAGACTGACGTGCGCAAGCTCAAGGGTATCCCAGTGTTGGTGGGATTGTTAGACCATCCCAAAAAGGAAGTGCACCTTGGAGCCTGTGGAGCTCTCAAGAATATCTCTTTTGGACGTGACCAAGATAACAAGATTGCCATAAAAAACTGTGATGGTGTTCCTGCCCTTGTCCGATTGCTGCGAAAAGCTCGTGATATGGACCTGACTGAAGTCATTACTGGTGAGTGCTGGGTTGGGAGTCACTTTTTATTAGAGAGGCAGGGATCTAGAGGTTTCTAGTCTATTACCTTTCAATTAATAATTgattaattttgagacaaggtctcactgtgtagctctggctggcctagaactcactatatagagcaGGCAGGACTTGAACTTGAAAacatttgcctgtctctgtctcccacgtGCCCCACTATGCCTGGCCAGTCCATTAACTTTTGGTTATAGGTTCTGGAGTAGTGGCCTTTAGGTCAAATCTGCCTCACAGATTTGATTGGATGTCACATGATACATGCAGTAATCTCTGACACATTCTGTAtgcttgtgtgttttctcttgtttttgttttgttttttaattttgtatttatgtgcattagtgttttggcTGCGTGTGTGCTTGTATGAGGAAGTtgggtgccctggagctggagttagagtgagctgccatgtgagtgctggaattgaacgtgtgtcctctggaagagcagcaaatgccctTAATTGCTGAggcatctatctctccagccactttctcttggatttttgagacagggtctttgcctggctgtcttggaactattATGTAGCGCAGACTGTACtcaacccacagagatcctctagtctctgcctcctgtgttctgggattaaaggcatgcaccaccatgtctggcacaTTCTGTTATTTTTGACCAACTGTAGTAGTAGAGGAGCTTGTTTTCCAAACACAGAAGCTGAATGTCAGTTGCCATTTATTCACAGTcttataatttgttttaaatatgtgcCTGTCTTGACTCAACCTGCCTGTTCCATTTAGAAATTTGAGCTTGTAGTTCTTTAATTAGAATGATATTTTCCAGATTGTATAGGGGGGTGATCCATTAGTGTGAATTGAGCACCTTAATGTGGGCCTAATTATAattacaggaagaagaaagaaagataaataataCTGATTCTCGATTGGCAAAATATTTTGGCCCCCAGAGGACATCTCCATTGTTGGAGTTGCTTTGGCTATTATAATTTGGGGTGGGGTAGAGAATCCTTGGCATGTAATGAATAAAGGCTAAGGATACTAGTTAGCTGGTAAGCATCCCGCAATAGACAGACAATGTCAGCACCCACAACAAAGAATTCTGTGGACCACAGTGACAAGTGACAGTGTTGCTGAGGTAGAGAAGCTGGAATAGACTGTTGAGCATGAATTATGGTAAATACTGTTTTGTAAACCTTTATTTcatgcctgtgtgtctgtattgaactacagaataaaatatatcttaCCGTGGGTCCTAAGCAGAAAGAAGCCTAGCTAACACTCCATGGAGTCACGTAGACTCTGTAATGGGCATATAAGAAGGAATAGGACACTGTTCAGACTCCTGTCTTGGGAGCTGGAGAGCCCTCTGATGACTTGTACCTGCCAGGAACCCTGTGGAATCTCTCATCCCATGACTCAATCAAAATGGAGATTGTGGATCATGCGCTGCACGCCTTGACGGACGAAGTGATCATTCCACACTCTGGCTGGGAGAGAGAACCCAATGAGGACTGTAAGCCGCGGCACATTGAATGGGAGTCGGTGCTCACTAACACAGCCGGCTGCCTTAGGTAAGTGAaggatttgtttttgagattataaaaatTGAATGCTTGCTGGGCTTGGTAGTACAGGCTTGTAAACCTCTCTGAGACTGAGTTAGTAGCCTGCCTATGCTAGAGTGAGCCCAAAACTAGCTGGGTACTttgtaaccctgtctcaaaaagggagtAGTCTGGCGGCAGGTAAATTGTAGCTTAGTGTAAAGTGTAGCCTGGGTGCGCACACATGCATCTCAGTGTGGACTTTTGTGGAGTGAtagaatgtctgtctgtctttctttctttctttctttctttctttctttctttctttctttctttctttctttcttttttaaaattagaagttGAGGGTTTGCTTTTTGCttgctccttttattttttattactttgttgTACTGAGGACCAAATTCAGGGCTTTGCATTTGCTAGGCAAGCTTTTACTCTACTTGAGGCTTCCACTCTGAGCTGTGTTTGACCTCAGCCTACCTGCCTTTGCTGCTTTCTTGTGTGCACCCTGCTTACCTACTCCTGTGTTTGctcctgcccttcttcctcccgcTCTGGTCACTTTTGTTTCTATCTAATTAGGTAAATGCTTGTGTAGAACCTTCCTAGTCCCTGTCACAGTTATCTGCATTTCAAGTCAGGCACCTTGTCACTCCTTAGATGTGTACTTCTGTGGAATAAGTGACTCTTCTGTCTGGGTTTACTGACGTTTACGTTGGCGTTCCATCCCCACAAACCCCCATTTTGTGGTGCTGGGTATTGGACCCGTTACCTTGTATGTACTTGGGCAAGCTTATACCACATAGCTGTATTCCTACCCCTGATTTTTACTCACATGTGagtgcacacaagcacatgcctgcatgcacacacttgtgtgtggtggtggaggaggtggataGGGTTTGCTTTGTAATAAGTCTAATCCGGCGTCAGAGTCTCTTCCtactgctgcctcccaagtgctagggatCACAGGTGTGGACTACCATTTGGGGCTGTGGTATacaatttttaattaactaatgtgtgtgggtgttttgtatACATATTTTCTATGCACCACCTGTGTGTCTGGTGTCTGATGATGCCTGaagagagggtgtcaggtcctccGGGGCTAGAACCACTgtggagtgctggggattgactgCCCTTTCCAGACCTTGGTATACATTTTTCAACTTGACTGCAAGCTTAAAAAGTTTAGAAGACAGACTAGCAGTCAATTTCCAACTGCAGTGCCTTGCTTTTAATACGAAATAGAAAAGGTATTAAGGAAGCTTTAGAATAGATGGAGAAAGATATCAAAGGATGACTTCAGGGATGTGAGTCATCTTCAGAACTGTGTGTTTTCCCTTAGAAATGTAAGCTCAGAGAGGAGTGAAGCTCGCCGGAAGCTTCGGGAATGCGATGGCTTAGTTGATGCCCTCATTTTCATTGTTCAGGCAGAAATTGGGCAGAAGGATTCAGACAGCAAGGTAAGTTAATGACTGGGTGAATGTTGTTCACAAGGTAATTGTGGTTTAGATCTACCACTTCAGGCTGTCAGATAGTATAAAATACTCACGCCAACCCTTCTCCTTAACATGGGCATTTAGTTTAGAAGAAgagaagtttgtgtgtgtgcaggtccacAGGAGCAGCCAGGAGAACATTGGTGTCCTTTTCACCCAGGcattctccaccttattctttggAGGCAAGATCTCACTTTGAGGTTGTATTCTCTGGCTAGGCTGGCAGCAAATGCTCTCTAGCAATCCTGTCTCTGTTCCTATGGCACTGGGTTTACAGGTACATTCAggaccatgcctggcttgttgtCCATCAAGTGCTGTTAAAGAGTAACCGGATGGTCACAAAGATAGTTTCTTTAGCTCCTCCCCTTAAGTAGGGAGAACATCACTAGATGCCACGTCACTAAATTGCTGCAGAAGCCATTGTGTCTGTAGTTGGACCTTCTGAAGATGGCAGGGGTTTTGAGGCGCCTTTTAGGATTGctattttaatattcaaattaTGGAGCCAGAATTTCTTGGAAGTCATTGCAGACATTCTGTCTTTCAACTGAACCTTTCGTTTGATATCTCTCAGCTTGTGGAGAACTGTGTTTGCCTGCTTCGGAACTTATCATATCAAGTTCACCGTGAAATCCCTCAGGCAGAACGCTACCAAGAGGCACTCCCCAGTGTGGCTAACAATACCGGGCCACATGCTGCCAGTTGCTTTGGGGCCAAGAAGGGCAAAGGTGAGTCATAGTTCCTGTTCTTTAATATGGGACAAGGAGGAACACTTAGCTTTAAGGCACTTATAAGTTGTCCAGAAGTCTACCTGGTGAAGACACGTCCTTTTGCTTTGCTTCTCCCCTTGATCTGTATGctttggtggtgatggtggtggtggtggtgatggcggtgGTGATGGTTGTTAGTGAATTGGTATATGGGACAGTGAAGGACAAGAACTCAACTAATCTGGGGCTTTCCTCCTTATTCCTCCTCCTTTGCTTTCTTGTGTTCTCGCCCACGATCCTGTTGACATCTTTCTCCTgcgttttcttccttcccttctctcctcgcTTTCCACCTTGGTGATGCGCTGGAAGATGAGTGGTTCTCCAGAGGTGAGTGCAGTCTTTTAAGGCGCTTGTCTCCTTCTAATCTGCATGTTTGGGTTTTTTCCTTCCCTTAATTTTCCTTGTGTAACCTTCCCTGTGATGCACGCAGGAAAAGCACTGGAACAAGTGTAGTTCTCCTGGGCTGTGGTCTCGACATGCTGGTCTAGACAGCAGTCTCTGTTAGCAGAGCTCAGTTAATGCAGCAAGAGTGGCTATCCTTTTTGTACCAGTCTATTGCCTGGTTTGGGTCCTGTTTGGGCAGCTGTGTGTGGGGTTCCCTTTGGCTCTTTTGATGCTGCATCTCTGAGTTGAAGATtctgactgaagaatggaaaacTGTTTGAGATgaactctttcctttctttaaaagcttCTTACCAGATTCTCTTTACCCTTCCCATTTTTATAGGGAAAAAGCCTACAGAGGATCCAGCAAATGATACCGTGGATTTCCCTAAAAGAACTAGTCCTGCTCGAGGTAAGTTGTCCTTTTTCTCAGTCTGCAGAGATCTGAGATAAGGCTTTTGTGCATGGTAACATGTTTTATACACTATATTAACAATTCTCTCTCTTGTTGGATTTGAAGTGATATTGAAGGTATTGGGAAAACTCACAGTATTTAATTTCAAGTCAGAAGCTAGGCTGAGTGTAATGGTACATGCCTGCAAACTTAGTACTTGGGcaactaaggcaggaggattgctgtgacttCAAAACCAGAGTGGGATAGAGGGTGAGAGaatgcctcaaaaaagaaaagacagacttAGCTAGCTAAGTGGCAAGTGCAGTTTTTTGATCTTGAGTCTTACTATTAGAAGAAATCTCTTTTACAGCTTAGATTTTTGGACCCACTGTATTGGTGAAATAAACTTGCTAGCTTTCCATAAATACAAAAGATGTTAATTATTAAATCTCAGGTTGTTCCTTTCATTTAGGTGTTTTCATGGTGGGGAGAATTACTGAGTTAAATCAGAAGTAGTTTATTTGTTTGACAGGTTGAACCATTAAACCTGATTGCTCAAGGTGAAAACAAGGCTTAAGTTAGCCATGAATACAAgtcaaggaggaaggagagaggatttAATGTGATGGAACTGATGTATATTCTGTTTTCACCatagggtttggttttgttttttgagatagggtcacactatgtagcgctggctgtctGGAAACTATAGAttaggttgacttcaaactcacagagattcacctgcctctgcctcccaaatgctaagattaagTGTGTATATACTGCTTCaggcagctgggcatggtggtccatgcttgtagtcctagcactggagaggctacACTAGTGCTTTAGAAATATGACAGGAAgatgatgagtttgaggccagtctatgTGACattacaagaccctgtctcaaaagacaaaatgaaaacttGAGAAGAAAGAGATGTGGGATGAAGCCTCCGAGTTTGCTCTTGAGTTGATAGGGATGTGGAAGGAGCATAGTGTTGGAGATGCAGGACTGTAGGCAGGCACAGTCTGGTTTGTAAGCATTGATCAGCATTTTCTGTCTTGCCCTTTCTTGTATAGGCTATGAACTCTTATTTCAGCCAGAAGTGGTGCGGATATACATTTCACTCCTTAAGGAGAGCAAGACGCCTGCCATCCTAGAAGCCTCTGCTGGAGCCATCCAGAATTTGTGTGCTGGGCGCTGGACAGTGAGTACCTCTGAGAGAACAGATTTGGAGATAGGGAACTAGGTCATTTGCTGCCATTTGTAATCTTTTCACCGCTTGCTCCTAGTATGGCCGATACATCCGCTCTGCTTTGCGTCAGGAGAAGGCTCTCTCTGCCATAGCTGACCTCCTGACCAGCGAACATGAGCGAGTAGTGAAAGCTGCATCCGGGGCGCTGAGAAACCTGGCTGTGGATGCTCGGAACAAAGAGTTAATTGGTAAGGGTTTGAATCAGTGCTAGCACAGCAAAATGTTTAGTTATTTGTTGATGTCACCCAAGAGaaggattcttttctttctttttctttttttcctgagacagggtttctctgtagctttggaacctgtcctggaactagctttgtagaccaggctgaccttgaactcacagaaatccgcctgcctctgcttcctgagtgctggaaagtGCTCAGCCTGACTGAGGAGGATTCTGTAATAATCTTCCTTTATGTATCAGAATGTTGGTGAAAGTTGATGGTTTAGTGGTTCTTAAAAGAGCACAAGGGGGGATGTTTCTTCAAAAACATTCTAGCATGGTTATTTGTTGACtctctgcttttttctttctctctaggtattaagaatttttctattttttttttcatttgcccAGGTACAGTTAGGTAGTGGCAGAACCCAagttattgatatttttaaattcataaggACTCTGTTCCATTGACTTATCATATAATAATACTGGACATATTGTTTTCATTAGTATATGTGCAGAGACCAGACAGTATATTTTAATGGCCAGTATCACATTGTCTTAGTGCActtgaggaaggaggaagggcagTGAGTTCATGGCTATCTTGTATTCTTTGCCCCTTTGATATAATCTTACTTAATAATGAAGTTGATTTGTATAGCTAGAAATTGCACTTGACCTGATTTCTGTAAAGGGTATTGTAAGACTCCTCCTAACTATTATATGGCCCCCTGGCCTGActgccttttctccctcctgGGTTACTTTTGTCTTCTGCTATAGGCAAACATGCCATTCCTAACTTGGTAAAGAATCTGCCAGGAGGTCAGCAGAACTCCTCCTGGAATTTCTCTGAAGACACTGTGGTTTCTATTTTGAACACCATCAATGAAGTTATTGCTGAGAACTTGGAAGCTGCCAAAAAGCTTCGAGAGACCCAGGGCATCGAGAAGCTGGTGTTGATCAACAAATCAGGGTGAGTTTATACTCGATCAGAGCTGGGAGGATCTGAGTGCAAGAGAAGAGTTTTCTGCAAGGGGCTGCCCTCTGCATTACCCTGTGACAACTTTCATTCTTAATGTTGGTCTCTACATTGCCAATGGATGCATACATGCATTATCCAAAACTATGTCAGCGTTTCCGGCAGAATATATAATTTGGCGAAAACTTTGATTTCacccatttttacatttttatgttcttGTGCTgttagagtagtggttctcaacctgtgggtcatgacccctttggggttgtcAAATGAGCCTTtacaggggtcatctaagactatcagaaaacacagatatttacaatatgatacacaacagtagcaaaattatagttatgaagtgtaatgaaaataattttatgattggggcaTCATCAGGACATGAACGGTATTAAAGGGCTGTGTATTATGAAGGTACAAATTAGGAACTATTTTGGAACTACTAGGAACTACTATTTTGGAACTATTAGGAACTACTGTGTTAGAGAGTACAGGTTCAAGATTCCCTGGTCTTGGAGCCAAGCTGTGTATGGTTTTACTTTCCTCCATAGGAATCGCTCAGAAAAAGAAGTTCGGGCAGCAGCTCTTGTCTTGCAGACGATCTGGGGCTACAAGGAGCTTCGGAAGCCAttggaaaaagaagggtggaagAAATCAGACTTCCAGGTCCAACACTCTTTGCCAGAGCTTTGGCTTTTCTTCTCCTTGGTCCTCGGCTAGTGCCTCTGTCTTTTGGTGTCTTCTAAACCCAAGTCTTTCTGTTGGTGAAGACTTTATTGGTACACTATCTTTGTCCAGTGGTGCCCAGTTCACTTTTGCTTATGTAGTTCTGTTCTCTTGATGTTGAACACGCAGTAGATACAGGTGGTGGTGATATACGGCCATTGTGACCCCTCCCCATACACTCTGACCCTTCCATGTGCTTACCAttctctgattcttctgcctctatccCCCAAGTACCAGCATTATAGATAAGTGTCAGTGCCTACCCTCAGATTCTTTTTCTCAAGAGTTATAGTTGTCAGTAGGAACCTAGAAATTTAAGTCTGTCAGAGGAAGAATGTGAGTGAGGGCTTGTGCAGGCGatcacagagaaggaaatcacTAGTCTTTAAGAGCTTCTGAAGCAGGAGGTGCATGGTtaggagggggcagagagaagtGGGTATATTCAGGTTTCTATGACATTGGGTTTTATGTCTGCCTCCAGGTGAATCTAAACAATGCATCGAGAAGCCAGAGCAGCCATTCATACGATGATAGCACTCTCCCTCTCATTGACCGGAACCAGAAATCAGGTACAATAACGATAGTGTACCCTTCCCTTTTTAGTGTTCCCACCATTGCTTAATGTCTTGTTGACTGAGAGGGGTGGGGGGTGTGTTTATTTCTACATGAGCTAGACCCTGAAGAGGGGAGCAATGCTTTGCCTCGGGATTCTAATGTGAAAGAGAAGAGGTTTGCACTTATAAATTAAAACAGGCAGGGAAGggtgtggtggtgcgcacctgtaatcccagtccagGACTctgaggtggaggagggaggatcAGTATGTCAAGGCTAGACTTGACtaagtgaaactttgtctcaaaagaaaacaaccaaaatcaAAGTAGTTGGTGAGCTTGAGTGTGgctcctctctttccctgtgGACTCAGAGAGCGAGGCCTAGTTTTTCTgtttaattctttctcttttaaatttctgtGTCCTATTGACTGAAGTGCTAGGGTAATTATTAGTGTTTTTCCAGTTGAAAAACTAAACACTCCTGACAACCAGAAAGTCTATTACTTCTAGTACACCGCTATTACTACTTTAGGTtatagcactgtgtgtgtgtgtgcttgtgtttcaTGTTTGTCggttactggggattgaactcagggctttctaggcaagtgttctatgtCCCTAACTGACTTAGAGCTTGTAAACCACTTTGCCATACATGAATTACATATTTTGtgttgtatacatacatacatacatacatacatacatacatacatacacacacacacacacacacacgtatttctTTTTCACTGAAAGTATGTGTTGTAACCCTTCTTATCTTAATGATTTTGGCTTCTGATTTGACCCATGGCTTTAGtgtggtgtctttttttttaaagatttatttatttatttatttatttatttattgtgtatgtcatattctgcctccatgtatgcccacatgcccgAAGAGGGTGCCACATCTcactacagatgattgtgagccaccatgtggttgctgggaattgaactcacgacctctggaaaagcagccagagctcttagccactgagccatctttccaacccctagAGTGTGGTGTCTTGGACATATGTACAGATGGCATACAAGCAGTGGTGCTTGCTGCTGGTTGCTCAGCATGAATAAGGATAACAGCAAGTTACTGCACAAATTACTTTCATTACCATATACTGTATAAAAAGCTATCTGCACTCAAGAGCATCCTCGATGGAGCTATAGGCACTAGTGTCTCCGAGTGCACATCATTTTGATATGTAGTGCGAATGAGGACGTGTGCAGCACCTGTGCTGTCTAGAGGCAGACTGTAGGCCTGCTTAAAGAGTGCTGCTTTACTTTAGGGCGCAACTGAGATGTGATTATTCGGCAAGCATTTCCCAAAAATAAATGTGGAAATCTTATCACTTTAGTTAAAAAAGTAGggccagctgggcagtggtgacacacgcctttaatcccagcacttggaaggcagagacaggcggatttctgtgagtttgaggccaggctggtctataagagctagttccaggacaggctccaaactatagagaaaccctgtcttgaaaaaccctcCCCAGTAGCTAAACAGGTAAACTCACTTCCTTCCACCCTGACAACCTGACTTCCTCCCtgagagagagctgactcctgaaagttgtcctctgacctccagatccATGTCTTAGTATGGATGGACACACACAAGAcgtaataatagaaaaaataaaaataaagtgttaagaatagaaataacaaaaatggCTTTTATGATTATAAAGTAATGATatcatataaatgttttaaaaatatacatgcatatttaaatgtgttaattttatgACGTTTGCATAGTTCTGTAAACCATTTTCTTGCAGACAAATGCAATGTCGTGGAGACAGTGCCATGACATTCAAAATCTTCTATgagtaaatgttttatttaaggaCAAGACAGGGTAACCCATCTATTTTTTCAGGTTTTCTTAAGGCAGCGTCTTGCCATGAGCCCCACAGTTACCTGGAACTCCTGTagaaccaggctggtctggaacttgcattgatcccctgcctctgc comes from the Microtus pennsylvanicus isolate mMicPen1 chromosome 9, mMicPen1.hap1, whole genome shotgun sequence genome and includes:
- the Ctnnd1 gene encoding catenin delta-1 isoform X10, which produces MDDSEVESTASILASVKEQEAQFEKLTRALEEERRHVSAQLERVRVSPQDANTLMANGTLTRRHQNGRFMGDADLERQKFSDLKLNGPQDHNHLLYSTIPRMQEPGQIVETYTEEDPEGAMSVVSVETSDDGTTRRTETTVKKVVKTVTTRTVQPVPMGPDGLPVDASVSNSYIQTLGRDFRKNGNGGPGPYVGQAGTATLPRNFHYPPDGYGRHYEDGYPGGSDNYGSLSRVTRIEERYRPSMEGYRAPSRQDVYGPQPQVRVGGSSVDLHRFHPEPYGLEDDQRSMGYDDLDYGMMSDYGTARRTGTPSDPRRRLRSYEDMIGEEVPPDQYYWAPLAQHERGSLASLDSLRKGMPPPSNWRQPELPEVIAMLGFRLDAVKSNAAAYLQHLCYRNDKVKTDVRKLKGIPVLVGLLDHPKKEVHLGACGALKNISFGRDQDNKIAIKNCDGVPALVRLLRKARDMDLTEVITGTLWNLSSHDSIKMEIVDHALHALTDEVIIPHSGWEREPNEDCKPRHIEWESVLTNTAGCLRNVSSERSEARRKLRECDGLVDALIFIVQAEIGQKDSDSKLVENCVCLLRNLSYQVHREIPQAERYQEALPSVANNTGPHAASCFGAKKGKGKKPTEDPANDTVDFPKRTSPARGYELLFQPEVVRIYISLLKESKTPAILEASAGAIQNLCAGRWTYGRYIRSALRQEKALSAIADLLTSEHERVVKAASGALRNLAVDARNKELIGKHAIPNLVKNLPGGQQNSSWNFSEDTVVSILNTINEVIAENLEAAKKLRETQGIEKLVLINKSGNRSEKEVRAAALVLQTIWGYKELRKPLEKEGWKKSDFQVNLNNASRSQSSHSYDDSTLPLIDRNQKSDKKPDREEIPMSNMGSNTKSLDNNYSTLNERGDHNRTLDRSGDLGDMEPLKGAPLMQKI
- the Ctnnd1 gene encoding catenin delta-1 isoform X12, with protein sequence MDDSEVESTASILASVKEQEAQFEKLTRALEEERRHVSAQLERVRVSPQDANTLMANGTLTRRHQNGRFMGDADLERQKFSDLKLNGPQDHNHLLYSTIPRMQEPGQIVETYTEEDPEGAMSVVSVETSDDGTTRRTETTVKKVVKTVTTRTVQPVPMGPDGLPVDASVSNSYIQTLGRDFRKNGNGGPGPYVGQAGTATLPRNFHYPPDGYGRHYEDGYPGGSDNYGSLSRVTRIEERYRPSMEGYRAPSRQDVYGPQPQVRVGGSSVDLHRFHPEPYGLEDDQRSMGYDDLDYGMMSDYGTARRTGTPSDPRRRLRSYEDMIGEEVPPDQYYWAPLAQHERGSLASLDSLRKGMPPPSNWRQPELPEVIAMLGFRLDAVKSNAAAYLQHLCYRNDKVKTDVRKLKGIPVLVGLLDHPKKEVHLGACGALKNISFGRDQDNKIAIKNCDGVPALVRLLRKARDMDLTEVITGTLWNLSSHDSIKMEIVDHALHALTDEVIIPHSGWEREPNEDCKPRHIEWESVLTNTAGCLRNVSSERSEARRKLRECDGLVDALIFIVQAEIGQKDSDSKLVENCVCLLRNLSYQVHREIPQAERYQEALPSVANNTGPHAASCFGAKKGKGKKPTEDPANDTVDFPKRTSPARGYELLFQPEVVRIYISLLKESKTPAILEASAGAIQNLCAGRWTYGRYIRSALRQEKALSAIADLLTSEHERVVKAASGALRNLAVDARNKELIGKHAIPNLVKNLPGGQQNSSWNFSEDTVVSILNTINEVIAENLEAAKKLRETQGIEKLVLINKSGNRSEKEVRAAALVLQTIWGYKELRKPLEKEGWKKSDFQVNLNNASRSQSSHSYDDSTLPLIDRNQKSDNNYSTLNERGDHNRTLDRSGDLGDMEPLKGAPLMQKI
- the Ctnnd1 gene encoding catenin delta-1 isoform X13, with product MGDADLERQKFSDLKLNGPQDHNHLLYSTIPRMQEPGQIVETYTEEDPEGAMSVVSVETSDDGTTRRTETTVKKVVKTVTTRTVQPVPMGPDGLPVDASVSNSYIQTLGRDFRKNGNGGPGPYVGQAGTATLPRNFHYPPDGYGRHYEDGYPGGSDNYGSLSRVTRIEERYRPSMEGYRAPSRQDVYGPQPQVRVGGSSVDLHRFHPEPYGLEDDQRSMGYDDLDYGMMSDYGTARRTGTPSDPRRRLRSYEDMIGEEVPPDQYYWAPLAQHERGSLASLDSLRKGMPPPSNWRQPELPEVIAMLGFRLDAVKSNAAAYLQHLCYRNDKVKTDVRKLKGIPVLVGLLDHPKKEVHLGACGALKNISFGRDQDNKIAIKNCDGVPALVRLLRKARDMDLTEVITGTLWNLSSHDSIKMEIVDHALHALTDEVIIPHSGWEREPNEDCKPRHIEWESVLTNTAGCLRNVSSERSEARRKLRECDGLVDALIFIVQAEIGQKDSDSKLVENCVCLLRNLSYQVHREIPQAERYQEALPSVANNTGPHAASCFGAKKGKDEWFSRGKKPTEDPANDTVDFPKRTSPARGYELLFQPEVVRIYISLLKESKTPAILEASAGAIQNLCAGRWTYGRYIRSALRQEKALSAIADLLTSEHERVVKAASGALRNLAVDARNKELIGKHAIPNLVKNLPGGQQNSSWNFSEDTVVSILNTINEVIAENLEAAKKLRETQGIEKLVLINKSGNRSEKEVRAAALVLQTIWGYKELRKPLEKEGWKKSDFQVNLNNASRSQSSHSYDDSTLPLIDRNQKSDKKPDREEIPMSNMGSNTKSLDNNYSTLNERGDHNRTLDRSGDLGDMEPLKGAPLMQDEGQESLEEELDVLVLDDEGDQVSYSPMQKI
- the Ctnnd1 gene encoding catenin delta-1 isoform X7, which encodes MDDSEVESTASILASVKEQEAQFEKLTRALEEERRHVSAQLERVRVSPQDANTLMANGTLTRRHQNGRFMGDADLERQKFSDLKLNGPQDHNHLLYSTIPRMQEPGQIVETYTEEDPEGAMSVVSVETSDDGTTRRTETTVKKVVKTVTTRTVQPVPMGPDGLPVDASVSNSYIQTLGRDFRKNGNGGPGPYVGQAGTATLPRNFHYPPDGYGRHYEDGYPGGSDNYGSLSRVTRIEERYRPSMEGYRAPSRQDVYGPQPQVRVGGSSVDLHRFHPEPYGLEDDQRSMGYDDLDYGMMSDYGTARRTGTPSDPRRRLRSYEDMIGEEVPPDQYYWAPLAQHERGSLASLDSLRKGMPPPSNWRQPELPEVIAMLGFRLDAVKSNAAAYLQHLCYRNDKVKTDVRKLKGIPVLVGLLDHPKKEVHLGACGALKNISFGRDQDNKIAIKNCDGVPALVRLLRKARDMDLTEVITGTLWNLSSHDSIKMEIVDHALHALTDEVIIPHSGWEREPNEDCKPRHIEWESVLTNTAGCLRNVSSERSEARRKLRECDGLVDALIFIVQAEIGQKDSDSKLVENCVCLLRNLSYQVHREIPQAERYQEALPSVANNTGPHAASCFGAKKGKGKKPTEDPANDTVDFPKRTSPARGYELLFQPEVVRIYISLLKESKTPAILEASAGAIQNLCAGRWTYGRYIRSALRQEKALSAIADLLTSEHERVVKAASGALRNLAVDARNKELIGKHAIPNLVKNLPGGQQNSSWNFSEDTVVSILNTINEVIAENLEAAKKLRETQGIEKLVLINKSGNRSEKEVRAAALVLQTIWGYKELRKPLEKEGWKKSDFQVNLNNASRSQSSHSYDDSTLPLIDRNQKSDNNYSTLNERGDHNRTLDRSGDLGDMEPLKGAPLMQDEGQESLEEELDVLVLDDEGDQVSYSPMQKI